One segment of Danaus plexippus chromosome 18 unlocalized genomic scaffold, MEX_DaPlex mxdp_35, whole genome shotgun sequence DNA contains the following:
- the LOC116772833 gene encoding sodium/potassium-transporting ATPase subunit alpha isoform X3: MASKESLDHGRTDSYRVATIGPLKDDNRTADGQYKTRRKPPAKKRKAGDLDDLKQELDIDYHKVTPEELYQRFQTHPENGLSHAKAKENLERDGPNALTPPKQTPEWVKFCKNLFGGFALLLWIGAILCFIAYGIVASTVEEPSDDHLYLGIVLAAVVIVTGIFSYYQESKSSKIMESFKNMVPQFATVIREGEKLTLRAEDLVLGDVVEVKFGDRIPADIRIIEARGFKVDNSSLTGESEPQSRGPEFTNENPLETKNLAFFSTNAVEGTAKGIVICCGDNTVMGRIAGLASGLDTGETPIAKEIHHFIHLITGVAVFLGVTFFIIAFILGYHWLDAVIFLIGIIVANVPEGLLATVTVCLTLTAKRMASKNCLVKNLEAVETLGSTSTICSDKTGTLTQNRMTVAHMWFDNQIIEADTTEDQSGVQYDRTSPGFKALAKIASLCNRAEFKGGQDGVPILKKEVAGDASEAALLKCMELALGDVLSIRKRNKKVCEIPFNSTNKYQVSIHESDDPSDPRHLLVMKGAPERILERCSTIFIGGKEKVLDEEMKEAFNNAYLELGGLGERVLGFCDLQLPSDKYPIGYKFNTDDPNFPLDNLRFVGLMSMIDPPRAAVPDAVAKCRSAGIKVIMVTGDHPITAKAIAKSVGIISEGNETVEDIAARLNIPVSEVNPREAKAAVVHGTELRDLNSDQLDEILKFHTEIVFARTSPQQKLIIVEGCQRLGAIVAVTGDGVNDSPALKKADIGVAMGIAGSDVSKQAADMILLDDNFASIVTGVEEGRLIFDNLKKSIAYTLTSNIPEISPFLAFILCDIPLPLGTVTILCIDLGTDMVPAISLAYEAPESDIMKRQPRDPYRDNLVNRRLISMAYGQIGMIQAAAGFFVYFVIMAENGFLPTKLFGIRKQWDSKAINDLPDSYGQEWTYRDRKALEFTCHTAFFVSIVVVQWADLIICKTRRNSIVHQGMRNWALNFGLVFETALAAFLSYTPGMDKGLRMYPLKLVWWLPAIPFMLSIFIYDEIRRFYLRRNPGGWLEQETYY, encoded by the exons ACCCGCCGGAAACCCCCTGCGAAGAAACGGAAAGCGGGAGACTTAGATGATCTTAAACAGGAATTAGATATCGATTACCACAAAGTAACGCCAGAGGAACTGTACCAAAGATTTCAAACGCACCCCGAAAAT GGACTTAGCCACGCAAAAGCGAAAGAGAACCTTGAACGAGATGGCCCAAATGCACTCACACCTCCAAAACAGACGCCTGAATGGGttaagttttgtaaaaatctCTTCGGTGGTTTCGCGTTATTACTGTGGATTGGTGCTATCCTATGCTTTATTGCCTATGGTATTGTG GCGAGTACTGTTGAAGAACCCTCGGACGACCACTTGTATCTCGGAATCGTATTGGCGGCTGTCGTTATCGTGACTGGAATATTCTCTTACTACCAAGAAAGCAAGTCTTCCAAGATCATGGAATCCTTCAAGAACATGGTACCTCAATTCGCTACCGTTATCCGTGAAGGAGAAAAGTTAACGCTTCGCGCTGAGGATCTGGTGCTTGGAGACGTTGTTGAG GTGAAATTCGGCGATCGTATTCCTGCTGATATCAGGATCATTGAGGCTCGTGGATTCAAAGTCGATAACTCAAGTTTAACTGGCGAATCGGAACCTCAGTCTCGTGGACCCGAGTTCACTAATGAAAATCCTCTGGAAACTAAGAACTTGGCATTCTTCTCCACCAATGCTGTTGAAGGAACTGCTAAAGGAATCGTTATCTGCTGCGGTGACAACAcg GTCATGGGTCGTATTGCTGGTCTGGCGTCTGGTTTGGACACTGGTGAAACCCCCATTGCTAAGGAAATCCACCACTTCATCCACTTGATCACCGGCGTGGCTGTCTTCCTCGGAGTTACTTTCTTCATCATTGCCTTTATCCTTGGTTATCATTGGCTTGATGCTGTCATTTTCCTTATTG gtaTCATTGTAGCCAACGTACCCGAAGGTTTACTCGCCACCGTAACTGTATGTTTGACCCTGACTGCCAAGCGCATGGCCTCCAAAAACTGTCTCGTGAAGAATTTGGAAGCTGTAGAGACCCTTGGATCTACATCTACCATCTGCTCAGACAAGACCGGAACCTTAACCCAGAACAGGATGACAGTTGCTCATATGTGGTTCGATAACCAGATCATTGAAGCCGATACTACTGAGGATCAATCTGGAGTACAATAtg ACCGCACCAGCCCCGGATTCAAGGCTCTCGCCAAGATCGCAAGTCTCTGCAATCGTGCCGAATTCAAAGGTGGTCAGGACGGTGTGCCTATTCTGAAGAAAGAAGTAGCTGGAGATGCCTCCGAAGCTGCCCTGCTTAAATGTATGGAACTGGCCCTCGGGGATGTACTGTCTATCAGGAAGAGGAACAAGAAAGTATGCGAGATCCCCTTCAACTCTACCAACAAGTACCAGGTGTCTATTCACGAAAGCGATGATCCCAGCGACCCACGTCACCTGCTGGTCATGAAGGGAGCTCCCGAGAGGATCCTGGAACGCTGCAGCACTATCTTCATTGGTGGCAAGGAAaag GTCTTGGATGAGGAAATGAAGGAAGCTTTCAACAATGCCTACTTGGAGCTTGGTGGACTTGGTGAACGTGTACTCGGTTTCTGCGACCTTCAACTGCCTTCCGACAAGTACCCCATTGGCTATAAGTTCAACACTGACGACCCCAACTTCCCACTCGACAACTTGCGTTTTGTTGGCCTCATGAGTATGATTGACCCCCCTCGCGCTGCCGTACCCGACGCTGTCGCCAAATGCCGATCCGCTGGTATCAAG GTCATTATGGTTACCGGAGATCACCCTATCACTGCCAAGGCTATCGCCAAATCCGTCGGAATTATCTCTGAAGGAAACGAAACCGTTGAAGACATCGCCGCCCGTCTGAACATTCCCGTTTCTGAAGTCAACCCTCGTGAAGCTAAGGCCGCCGTAGTTCACGGAACTGAACTCAGGGATCTTAACTCGGATCAACTCGACGAAATTCTCAA GTTCCACACGGAGATCGTATTCGCCCGCACCTCCCCTCAGCAGAAGCTCATCATCGTAGAAGGTTGCCAACGCCTGGGTGCAATTGTGGCCGTGACAGGTGACGGTGTCAATGACTCGCCAGCTCTCAAGAAGGCTGACATCGGTGTAGCTATGGGTATCGCCGGCTCCGACGTGTCCAAACAA GCTGCCGACATGATCCTGTTGGACGATAACTTCGCGTCTATCGTCACCGGAGTCGAGGAGGGTCGTCTCATCTTCGACAACCTCAAGAAGTCCATCGCTTACACTCTGACATCGAACATTCCTGAAATTTCCCCCTTCCTTGCGTTTATCCTTTGCGACATTCCACTGCCGCTAGGCACTGTTACCATTCTCTGCATCGATCTCGGAACCGACATG GTACCCGCTATATCATTGGCGTATGAGGCACCAGAGTCAGATATCATGAAGCGGCAGCCTCGAGATCCCTACCGCGACAACCTCGTCAACAGAAG GTTGATTTCCATGGCTTACGGACAAATCGGAATGATTCAAGCCGCAGCTGGTTTCTTTGTATACTTCGTGATCATGGCTGAGAACGGATTCCTTCCCACCAAACTGTTCGGGATCAGGAAGCAATGGGACTCTAAGGCCATCAACGATCTGCCCGACTCCTATGGACAGGAATGG ACCTACCGTGACCGCAAGGCTCTGGAGTTCACTTGCCACACGGCTTTCTTCGTTTCCATCGTCGTAGTACAGTGGGCGGACTTGATCATTTGCAAGACTCGCCGTAACTCTATCGTCCACCAGGGCATGCGCAACTGGGCCCTGAACTTCGGTCTCGTGTTTGAAACTGCCCTCGCCGCCTTCTTATCCTACACTCCCGGCATGGACAAGGGTCTGCGGATGTATCCTCTCAA GTTGGTGTGGTGGCTGCCCGCCATTCCCTTCATGCTGTCCATCTTCATCTACGATGAGATCCGACGCTTCTACCTGCGCCGTAACCCCGGCGGCTGGCTCGAACAAGAGACTTACTACTAA
- the LOC116772833 gene encoding sodium/potassium-transporting ATPase subunit alpha isoform X6 — protein sequence MGETRRKPPAKKRKAGDLDDLKQELDIDYHKVTPEELYQRFQTHPENGLSHAKAKENLERDGPNALTPPKQTPEWVKFCKNLFGGFALLLWIGAILCFIAYGIVASTVEEPSDDHLYLGIVLAAVVIVTGIFSYYQESKSSKIMESFKNMVPQFATVIREGEKLTLRAEDLVLGDVVEVKFGDRIPADIRIIEARGFKVDNSSLTGESEPQSRGPEFTNENPLETKNLAFFSTNAVEGTAKGIVICCGDNTVMGRIAGLASGLDTGETPIAKEIHHFIHLITGVAVFLGVTFFIIAFILGYHWLDAVIFLIGIIVANVPEGLLATVTVCLTLTAKRMASKNCLVKNLEAVETLGSTSTICSDKTGTLTQNRMTVAHMWFDNQIIEADTTEDQSGVQYDRTSPGFKALAKIASLCNRAEFKGGQDGVPILKKEVAGDASEAALLKCMELALGDVLSIRKRNKKVCEIPFNSTNKYQVSIHESDDPSDPRHLLVMKGAPERILERCSTIFIGGKEKVLDEEMKEAFNNAYLELGGLGERVLGFCDLQLPSDKYPIGYKFNTDDPNFPLDNLRFVGLMSMIDPPRAAVPDAVAKCRSAGIKVIMVTGDHPITAKAIAKSVGIISEGNETVEDIAARLNIPVSEVNPREAKAAVVHGTELRDLNSDQLDEILKFHTEIVFARTSPQQKLIIVEGCQRLGAIVAVTGDGVNDSPALKKADIGVAMGIAGSDVSKQAADMILLDDNFASIVTGVEEGRLIFDNLKKSIAYTLTSNIPEISPFLAFILCDIPLPLGTVTILCIDLGTDMVPAISLAYEEAESDIMKRQPRNPFTDKLVNERLISMAYGQIGMIQAAAGFFVYFVIMAENGFLPTKLFGIRKQWDSKAINDLPDSYGQEWTYRDRKALEFTCHTAFFVSIVVVQWADLIICKTRRNSIVHQGMRNWALNFGLVFETALAAFLSYTPGMDKGLRMYPLKLVWWLPAIPFMLSIFIYDEIRRFYLRRNPGGWLEQETYY from the exons ACCCGCCGGAAACCCCCTGCGAAGAAACGGAAAGCGGGAGACTTAGATGATCTTAAACAGGAATTAGATATCGATTACCACAAAGTAACGCCAGAGGAACTGTACCAAAGATTTCAAACGCACCCCGAAAAT GGACTTAGCCACGCAAAAGCGAAAGAGAACCTTGAACGAGATGGCCCAAATGCACTCACACCTCCAAAACAGACGCCTGAATGGGttaagttttgtaaaaatctCTTCGGTGGTTTCGCGTTATTACTGTGGATTGGTGCTATCCTATGCTTTATTGCCTATGGTATTGTG GCGAGTACTGTTGAAGAACCCTCGGACGACCACTTGTATCTCGGAATCGTATTGGCGGCTGTCGTTATCGTGACTGGAATATTCTCTTACTACCAAGAAAGCAAGTCTTCCAAGATCATGGAATCCTTCAAGAACATGGTACCTCAATTCGCTACCGTTATCCGTGAAGGAGAAAAGTTAACGCTTCGCGCTGAGGATCTGGTGCTTGGAGACGTTGTTGAG GTGAAATTCGGCGATCGTATTCCTGCTGATATCAGGATCATTGAGGCTCGTGGATTCAAAGTCGATAACTCAAGTTTAACTGGCGAATCGGAACCTCAGTCTCGTGGACCCGAGTTCACTAATGAAAATCCTCTGGAAACTAAGAACTTGGCATTCTTCTCCACCAATGCTGTTGAAGGAACTGCTAAAGGAATCGTTATCTGCTGCGGTGACAACAcg GTCATGGGTCGTATTGCTGGTCTGGCGTCTGGTTTGGACACTGGTGAAACCCCCATTGCTAAGGAAATCCACCACTTCATCCACTTGATCACCGGCGTGGCTGTCTTCCTCGGAGTTACTTTCTTCATCATTGCCTTTATCCTTGGTTATCATTGGCTTGATGCTGTCATTTTCCTTATTG gtaTCATTGTAGCCAACGTACCCGAAGGTTTACTCGCCACCGTAACTGTATGTTTGACCCTGACTGCCAAGCGCATGGCCTCCAAAAACTGTCTCGTGAAGAATTTGGAAGCTGTAGAGACCCTTGGATCTACATCTACCATCTGCTCAGACAAGACCGGAACCTTAACCCAGAACAGGATGACAGTTGCTCATATGTGGTTCGATAACCAGATCATTGAAGCCGATACTACTGAGGATCAATCTGGAGTACAATAtg ACCGCACCAGCCCCGGATTCAAGGCTCTCGCCAAGATCGCAAGTCTCTGCAATCGTGCCGAATTCAAAGGTGGTCAGGACGGTGTGCCTATTCTGAAGAAAGAAGTAGCTGGAGATGCCTCCGAAGCTGCCCTGCTTAAATGTATGGAACTGGCCCTCGGGGATGTACTGTCTATCAGGAAGAGGAACAAGAAAGTATGCGAGATCCCCTTCAACTCTACCAACAAGTACCAGGTGTCTATTCACGAAAGCGATGATCCCAGCGACCCACGTCACCTGCTGGTCATGAAGGGAGCTCCCGAGAGGATCCTGGAACGCTGCAGCACTATCTTCATTGGTGGCAAGGAAaag GTCTTGGATGAGGAAATGAAGGAAGCTTTCAACAATGCCTACTTGGAGCTTGGTGGACTTGGTGAACGTGTACTCGGTTTCTGCGACCTTCAACTGCCTTCCGACAAGTACCCCATTGGCTATAAGTTCAACACTGACGACCCCAACTTCCCACTCGACAACTTGCGTTTTGTTGGCCTCATGAGTATGATTGACCCCCCTCGCGCTGCCGTACCCGACGCTGTCGCCAAATGCCGATCCGCTGGTATCAAG GTCATTATGGTTACCGGAGATCACCCTATCACTGCCAAGGCTATCGCCAAATCCGTCGGAATTATCTCTGAAGGAAACGAAACCGTTGAAGACATCGCCGCCCGTCTGAACATTCCCGTTTCTGAAGTCAACCCTCGTGAAGCTAAGGCCGCCGTAGTTCACGGAACTGAACTCAGGGATCTTAACTCGGATCAACTCGACGAAATTCTCAA GTTCCACACGGAGATCGTATTCGCCCGCACCTCCCCTCAGCAGAAGCTCATCATCGTAGAAGGTTGCCAACGCCTGGGTGCAATTGTGGCCGTGACAGGTGACGGTGTCAATGACTCGCCAGCTCTCAAGAAGGCTGACATCGGTGTAGCTATGGGTATCGCCGGCTCCGACGTGTCCAAACAA GCTGCCGACATGATCCTGTTGGACGATAACTTCGCGTCTATCGTCACCGGAGTCGAGGAGGGTCGTCTCATCTTCGACAACCTCAAGAAGTCCATCGCTTACACTCTGACATCGAACATTCCTGAAATTTCCCCCTTCCTTGCGTTTATCCTTTGCGACATTCCACTGCCGCTAGGCACTGTTACCATTCTCTGCATCGATCTCGGAACCGACATG GTGCCCGCCATTTCCCTGGCTTACGAGGAGGCCGAATCTGACATAATGAAGCGACAGCCGCGTAATCCTTTCACTGATAAGCTCGTTAACGAGAG GTTGATTTCCATGGCTTACGGACAAATCGGAATGATTCAAGCCGCAGCTGGTTTCTTTGTATACTTCGTGATCATGGCTGAGAACGGATTCCTTCCCACCAAACTGTTCGGGATCAGGAAGCAATGGGACTCTAAGGCCATCAACGATCTGCCCGACTCCTATGGACAGGAATGG ACCTACCGTGACCGCAAGGCTCTGGAGTTCACTTGCCACACGGCTTTCTTCGTTTCCATCGTCGTAGTACAGTGGGCGGACTTGATCATTTGCAAGACTCGCCGTAACTCTATCGTCCACCAGGGCATGCGCAACTGGGCCCTGAACTTCGGTCTCGTGTTTGAAACTGCCCTCGCCGCCTTCTTATCCTACACTCCCGGCATGGACAAGGGTCTGCGGATGTATCCTCTCAA GTTGGTGTGGTGGCTGCCCGCCATTCCCTTCATGCTGTCCATCTTCATCTACGATGAGATCCGACGCTTCTACCTGCGCCGTAACCCCGGCGGCTGGCTCGAACAAGAGACTTACTACTAA
- the LOC116772833 gene encoding sodium/potassium-transporting ATPase subunit alpha isoform X7, protein MGETRRKPPAKKRKAGDLDDLKQELDIDYHKVTPEELYQRFQTHPENGLSHAKAKENLERDGPNALTPPKQTPEWVKFCKNLFGGFALLLWIGAILCFIAYGIVASTVEEPSDDHLYLGIVLAAVVIVTGIFSYYQESKSSKIMESFKNMVPQFATVIREGEKLTLRAEDLVLGDVVEVKFGDRIPADIRIIEARGFKVDNSSLTGESEPQSRGPEFTNENPLETKNLAFFSTNAVEGTAKGIVICCGDNTVMGRIAGLASGLDTGETPIAKEIHHFIHLITGVAVFLGVTFFIIAFILGYHWLDAVIFLIGIIVANVPEGLLATVTVCLTLTAKRMASKNCLVKNLEAVETLGSTSTICSDKTGTLTQNRMTVAHMWFDNQIIEADTTEDQSGVQYDRTSPGFKALAKIASLCNRAEFKGGQDGVPILKKEVAGDASEAALLKCMELALGDVLSIRKRNKKVCEIPFNSTNKYQVSIHESDDPSDPRHLLVMKGAPERILERCSTIFIGGKEKVLDEEMKEAFNNAYLELGGLGERVLGFCDLQLPSDKYPIGYKFNTDDPNFPLDNLRFVGLMSMIDPPRAAVPDAVAKCRSAGIKVIMVTGDHPITAKAIAKSVGIISEGNETVEDIAARLNIPVSEVNPREAKAAVVHGTELRDLNSDQLDEILKFHTEIVFARTSPQQKLIIVEGCQRLGAIVAVTGDGVNDSPALKKADIGVAMGIAGSDVSKQAADMILLDDNFASIVTGVEEGRLIFDNLKKSIAYTLTSNIPEISPFLAFILCDIPLPLGTVTILCIDLGTDMVPAIALAYEEAEADIMKRPPRNPFNDKLVNERLISMAYGQIGMIQAAAGFFVYFVIMAENGFLPTKLFGIRKQWDSKAINDLPDSYGQEWTYRDRKALEFTCHTAFFVSIVVVQWADLIICKTRRNSIVHQGMRNWALNFGLVFETALAAFLSYTPGMDKGLRMYPLKLVWWLPAIPFMLSIFIYDEIRRFYLRRNPGGWLEQETYY, encoded by the exons ACCCGCCGGAAACCCCCTGCGAAGAAACGGAAAGCGGGAGACTTAGATGATCTTAAACAGGAATTAGATATCGATTACCACAAAGTAACGCCAGAGGAACTGTACCAAAGATTTCAAACGCACCCCGAAAAT GGACTTAGCCACGCAAAAGCGAAAGAGAACCTTGAACGAGATGGCCCAAATGCACTCACACCTCCAAAACAGACGCCTGAATGGGttaagttttgtaaaaatctCTTCGGTGGTTTCGCGTTATTACTGTGGATTGGTGCTATCCTATGCTTTATTGCCTATGGTATTGTG GCGAGTACTGTTGAAGAACCCTCGGACGACCACTTGTATCTCGGAATCGTATTGGCGGCTGTCGTTATCGTGACTGGAATATTCTCTTACTACCAAGAAAGCAAGTCTTCCAAGATCATGGAATCCTTCAAGAACATGGTACCTCAATTCGCTACCGTTATCCGTGAAGGAGAAAAGTTAACGCTTCGCGCTGAGGATCTGGTGCTTGGAGACGTTGTTGAG GTGAAATTCGGCGATCGTATTCCTGCTGATATCAGGATCATTGAGGCTCGTGGATTCAAAGTCGATAACTCAAGTTTAACTGGCGAATCGGAACCTCAGTCTCGTGGACCCGAGTTCACTAATGAAAATCCTCTGGAAACTAAGAACTTGGCATTCTTCTCCACCAATGCTGTTGAAGGAACTGCTAAAGGAATCGTTATCTGCTGCGGTGACAACAcg GTCATGGGTCGTATTGCTGGTCTGGCGTCTGGTTTGGACACTGGTGAAACCCCCATTGCTAAGGAAATCCACCACTTCATCCACTTGATCACCGGCGTGGCTGTCTTCCTCGGAGTTACTTTCTTCATCATTGCCTTTATCCTTGGTTATCATTGGCTTGATGCTGTCATTTTCCTTATTG gtaTCATTGTAGCCAACGTACCCGAAGGTTTACTCGCCACCGTAACTGTATGTTTGACCCTGACTGCCAAGCGCATGGCCTCCAAAAACTGTCTCGTGAAGAATTTGGAAGCTGTAGAGACCCTTGGATCTACATCTACCATCTGCTCAGACAAGACCGGAACCTTAACCCAGAACAGGATGACAGTTGCTCATATGTGGTTCGATAACCAGATCATTGAAGCCGATACTACTGAGGATCAATCTGGAGTACAATAtg ACCGCACCAGCCCCGGATTCAAGGCTCTCGCCAAGATCGCAAGTCTCTGCAATCGTGCCGAATTCAAAGGTGGTCAGGACGGTGTGCCTATTCTGAAGAAAGAAGTAGCTGGAGATGCCTCCGAAGCTGCCCTGCTTAAATGTATGGAACTGGCCCTCGGGGATGTACTGTCTATCAGGAAGAGGAACAAGAAAGTATGCGAGATCCCCTTCAACTCTACCAACAAGTACCAGGTGTCTATTCACGAAAGCGATGATCCCAGCGACCCACGTCACCTGCTGGTCATGAAGGGAGCTCCCGAGAGGATCCTGGAACGCTGCAGCACTATCTTCATTGGTGGCAAGGAAaag GTCTTGGATGAGGAAATGAAGGAAGCTTTCAACAATGCCTACTTGGAGCTTGGTGGACTTGGTGAACGTGTACTCGGTTTCTGCGACCTTCAACTGCCTTCCGACAAGTACCCCATTGGCTATAAGTTCAACACTGACGACCCCAACTTCCCACTCGACAACTTGCGTTTTGTTGGCCTCATGAGTATGATTGACCCCCCTCGCGCTGCCGTACCCGACGCTGTCGCCAAATGCCGATCCGCTGGTATCAAG GTCATTATGGTTACCGGAGATCACCCTATCACTGCCAAGGCTATCGCCAAATCCGTCGGAATTATCTCTGAAGGAAACGAAACCGTTGAAGACATCGCCGCCCGTCTGAACATTCCCGTTTCTGAAGTCAACCCTCGTGAAGCTAAGGCCGCCGTAGTTCACGGAACTGAACTCAGGGATCTTAACTCGGATCAACTCGACGAAATTCTCAA GTTCCACACGGAGATCGTATTCGCCCGCACCTCCCCTCAGCAGAAGCTCATCATCGTAGAAGGTTGCCAACGCCTGGGTGCAATTGTGGCCGTGACAGGTGACGGTGTCAATGACTCGCCAGCTCTCAAGAAGGCTGACATCGGTGTAGCTATGGGTATCGCCGGCTCCGACGTGTCCAAACAA GCTGCCGACATGATCCTGTTGGACGATAACTTCGCGTCTATCGTCACCGGAGTCGAGGAGGGTCGTCTCATCTTCGACAACCTCAAGAAGTCCATCGCTTACACTCTGACATCGAACATTCCTGAAATTTCCCCCTTCCTTGCGTTTATCCTTTGCGACATTCCACTGCCGCTAGGCACTGTTACCATTCTCTGCATCGATCTCGGAACCGACATG GTGCCCGCTATAGCGCTGGCGTACGAGGAGGCGGAAGCGGATATTATGAAACGCCCGCCTAGAAACCCATTTAACGACAAACTTGTCAACGAAAG GTTGATTTCCATGGCTTACGGACAAATCGGAATGATTCAAGCCGCAGCTGGTTTCTTTGTATACTTCGTGATCATGGCTGAGAACGGATTCCTTCCCACCAAACTGTTCGGGATCAGGAAGCAATGGGACTCTAAGGCCATCAACGATCTGCCCGACTCCTATGGACAGGAATGG ACCTACCGTGACCGCAAGGCTCTGGAGTTCACTTGCCACACGGCTTTCTTCGTTTCCATCGTCGTAGTACAGTGGGCGGACTTGATCATTTGCAAGACTCGCCGTAACTCTATCGTCCACCAGGGCATGCGCAACTGGGCCCTGAACTTCGGTCTCGTGTTTGAAACTGCCCTCGCCGCCTTCTTATCCTACACTCCCGGCATGGACAAGGGTCTGCGGATGTATCCTCTCAA GTTGGTGTGGTGGCTGCCCGCCATTCCCTTCATGCTGTCCATCTTCATCTACGATGAGATCCGACGCTTCTACCTGCGCCGTAACCCCGGCGGCTGGCTCGAACAAGAGACTTACTACTAA